A DNA window from Micromonospora inyonensis contains the following coding sequences:
- a CDS encoding dihydrofolate reductase family protein: MAKVVSTLFISADGVAEIDPDWHFPYFDDNMGRAVGEDYDTADVLLIGHGTYDSFAGAWPDREAAGGDDAGFAKQLGDVRKIVVTRQQLEFSWRNSEVIQGDLLDVVTSLKADPDIKGILIPGSISVVQQLLAAGLVDELRLLVHPVAARKGRRLFDDGDVPYHLKVMATEVFPTGAIRVIYSPTAAPAGVGYDEIKDQVPAGK, translated from the coding sequence ATGGCAAAGGTCGTCTCCACGCTCTTCATCTCGGCCGACGGGGTGGCCGAGATCGATCCTGACTGGCACTTCCCGTACTTCGACGACAACATGGGCCGCGCCGTCGGCGAGGACTACGACACCGCCGACGTGCTGCTCATCGGCCACGGGACCTACGACAGCTTCGCCGGAGCCTGGCCCGACCGCGAGGCCGCAGGCGGGGACGACGCGGGGTTCGCCAAGCAGCTCGGTGACGTACGCAAGATCGTCGTCACCCGGCAGCAGTTGGAGTTCTCCTGGCGCAACTCCGAGGTGATCCAGGGTGATCTCCTCGACGTCGTCACCTCGCTCAAGGCCGATCCCGACATCAAGGGCATCCTCATCCCCGGGTCGATCTCCGTGGTGCAGCAGCTGCTCGCCGCCGGGCTGGTCGACGAGTTACGCCTGCTGGTGCATCCGGTGGCGGCGCGTAAGGGGCGCAGGCTCTTCGACGACGGCGACGTGCCGTACCACCTGAAGGTGATGGCGACGGAGGTGTTCCCGACCGGTGCGATCCGCGTGATCTACTCGCCCACCGCCGCACCTGCCGGGGTCGGCTACGACGAGATCAAGGACCAGGTCCCCGCAGGGAAATAG
- a CDS encoding acyltransferase domain-containing protein, which produces MARPGRPLWTPELRWLLDRSTALVRADLGGHGWLSPGPALPRERGPAWRHLYVYAYLALVDVVRQYHRDRGIVDAVSWGTLADLGRNLAIDRRMHREGWPVMQSWLTLHARGGIYELGRLQYQRGDTTLGLHVPDSGPMTPEAVTASLDEARAFFPHHFPDEHYRTFSCGSWLLAPQLLEYLPEDSNIVRFQRRFELEPYEEPEGLDADVEVLRYVFRTLTTPLDQLSCRTVLQRAVVDHLKAGRHWHWRRGRFPI; this is translated from the coding sequence CTGGCCCGACCCGGACGCCCCCTGTGGACTCCGGAACTGCGCTGGCTGCTCGACCGCTCGACCGCCCTGGTCCGCGCCGATCTCGGGGGCCACGGCTGGCTGTCGCCCGGTCCGGCGCTGCCGCGCGAACGGGGCCCCGCCTGGCGGCACCTCTACGTGTACGCGTACCTGGCCCTGGTCGACGTCGTCCGGCAGTACCACCGCGACCGAGGCATCGTCGATGCCGTGTCGTGGGGGACCCTCGCGGACCTGGGTCGCAATCTCGCGATCGACCGGCGGATGCACCGCGAGGGCTGGCCGGTCATGCAGAGCTGGCTGACGCTGCACGCGCGCGGCGGCATCTACGAGCTGGGCCGGTTGCAGTACCAGCGCGGCGACACCACCCTCGGCCTGCACGTTCCCGACTCCGGGCCGATGACCCCGGAGGCGGTCACGGCGTCGCTCGACGAGGCCCGCGCGTTCTTCCCGCACCACTTCCCCGACGAGCACTACAGGACGTTCTCCTGCGGCTCGTGGCTGCTCGCTCCCCAGCTGCTGGAGTACCTGCCCGAGGACTCCAACATCGTCCGGTTCCAGCGGAGGTTCGAGCTGGAGCCCTACGAGGAGCCGGAGGGGCTGGACGCCGACGTCGAGGTGCTGCGGTACGTGTTCCGGACCCTGACCACGCCGCTCGACCAGCTGTCGTGCCGCACCGTGCTCCAGCGCGCGGTCGTCGACCACCTGAAGGCCGGCCGTCACTGGCACTGGCGCCGCGGTCGCTTCCCGATCTAG
- a CDS encoding alpha-1,4-glucan--maltose-1-phosphate maltosyltransferase, whose protein sequence is MTGRFPIEDITPSVACGRYPAKAVVGELVPVSARAYREGHDALGCTVRWQGPDGRERPAVRMRPGEPGQDRWHATIRPDAVGRWTFTVEAFADPYLTWQNAVTKKIAAGQGAADLANDLADGATVLDAAATTVPRPERKRVVAAARALRDENLPVPRRVAPALELAELLWAHPVRELVTPADEYALWVDRPRALFSAWYEFFPRSEGAIPATVDAPARSGTFATAMERLPGVAAMGFDVLYLPPIHPIGRVNRKGRNNTLVAGPDDVGSPWAIGAAEGGHDALHPDLGTPEDFRDFIAAAAEVGLEVAMDLALQCAPDHPWVTEHPEWFTTRADGTIAYAENPPKKYQDIYPLNFDNDPEGIRAEILRVVLHWVGEGVKIFRVDNPHTKPVDFWYWLIGEVKKVDPDVLFLAEAFTRPAMMHGLGKIGFTQSYTYFTWRTTPAEMREYCEELVASVEWMRPNFWPNTPDILHETLQHGGPPMFKIRAVLASLLSPSWGMYAGYELFEHEARPGAEEYLDNEKFELRPRDWAGAQAQGRSLAPFIATLNRVRRDNPALHRLRNLVFHEIDNPMLLCWSKRDAGTGNTVLVVCSFDAQSVQWGNTTLDMPALGFDWHERFTVHDELTGATYDWGQRNAVRLDPYLQPAHVFTVRRPAPAEPTPVAPAAPTELTVEAVPDDLSGGTAPVAPADKDVEWTS, encoded by the coding sequence GTGACTGGACGGTTCCCGATCGAAGACATCACCCCCTCGGTGGCGTGCGGTCGCTACCCGGCCAAGGCGGTCGTCGGCGAACTGGTGCCGGTGTCCGCCCGCGCCTACCGGGAGGGGCACGACGCGCTCGGCTGCACGGTGCGCTGGCAGGGCCCGGACGGGCGGGAGCGGCCCGCGGTGCGGATGCGTCCCGGCGAGCCGGGGCAGGACCGCTGGCACGCCACCATCCGCCCGGACGCGGTCGGCCGCTGGACGTTCACCGTCGAGGCGTTCGCCGACCCGTACCTGACCTGGCAGAACGCGGTGACGAAGAAGATCGCCGCCGGGCAGGGGGCGGCCGATCTAGCCAACGACCTGGCCGACGGGGCGACGGTGCTGGACGCCGCCGCGACGACCGTGCCGAGGCCCGAGCGGAAGCGCGTCGTCGCCGCCGCGCGGGCGCTGCGGGACGAGAACCTGCCGGTGCCGCGCCGGGTGGCCCCGGCCCTGGAGCTGGCCGAGCTGCTCTGGGCGCATCCGGTCCGCGAGCTGGTCACCCCCGCCGACGAGTACGCCCTCTGGGTGGACCGTCCCCGGGCGCTCTTCTCCGCCTGGTACGAGTTCTTCCCCCGCTCCGAGGGGGCGATCCCGGCCACGGTCGACGCTCCGGCCCGCTCGGGCACCTTCGCCACCGCGATGGAGCGCCTGCCGGGGGTCGCCGCGATGGGCTTCGACGTGCTCTACCTGCCGCCGATCCACCCGATCGGCCGGGTCAACCGCAAGGGACGCAACAACACCCTCGTCGCCGGCCCGGACGACGTCGGCTCGCCGTGGGCGATCGGCGCGGCCGAGGGCGGCCACGACGCCCTCCACCCGGACCTGGGTACGCCGGAGGACTTCCGCGACTTCATCGCCGCCGCCGCCGAGGTGGGGCTGGAGGTGGCGATGGACCTGGCGTTGCAGTGCGCGCCGGACCACCCGTGGGTCACCGAGCACCCGGAGTGGTTCACCACCCGCGCCGACGGCACCATCGCGTACGCGGAGAACCCGCCGAAGAAGTACCAGGACATCTACCCGCTGAACTTCGACAACGACCCGGAGGGGATCCGCGCCGAGATCCTGCGGGTGGTGCTGCACTGGGTCGGCGAGGGCGTGAAGATCTTCCGGGTCGACAACCCGCACACCAAGCCGGTCGACTTCTGGTACTGGCTGATCGGCGAGGTGAAGAAGGTCGACCCGGACGTGCTCTTCCTCGCCGAGGCGTTCACCCGGCCGGCGATGATGCACGGCCTCGGCAAGATCGGCTTCACCCAGTCGTACACGTACTTCACCTGGCGGACCACGCCCGCCGAGATGCGGGAGTACTGCGAGGAGCTGGTCGCCTCGGTGGAATGGATGCGGCCGAACTTCTGGCCCAACACGCCGGACATCCTGCACGAGACGTTGCAGCACGGCGGGCCGCCGATGTTCAAGATCCGGGCGGTGCTGGCCAGCCTGCTCTCCCCCTCCTGGGGGATGTACGCCGGCTACGAACTCTTCGAACACGAGGCCCGCCCCGGCGCGGAGGAGTACCTCGACAACGAAAAGTTCGAGCTGCGGCCCCGGGACTGGGCCGGCGCGCAGGCCCAGGGTCGCTCGCTCGCGCCGTTCATCGCCACGCTCAACCGGGTACGCCGGGACAACCCGGCCCTGCACCGGCTTCGCAACCTGGTCTTCCACGAGATCGACAACCCGATGCTGCTCTGCTGGTCGAAGCGGGACGCCGGCACCGGCAACACCGTGCTGGTGGTCTGCTCGTTCGACGCGCAGAGCGTGCAGTGGGGCAACACCACCCTGGACATGCCCGCGCTCGGCTTCGACTGGCACGAGCGGTTCACCGTCCACGACGAGCTGACCGGGGCGACGTACGACTGGGGGCAGCGCAACGCGGTACGGCTCGACCCGTACCTGCAACCCGCGCACGTGTTCACGGTGCGGCGTCCCGCGCCCGCCGAGCCCACGCCGGTCGCCCCCGCCGCCCCCACCGAACTGACCGTCGAGGCGGTCCCGGACGATCTTTCCGGCGGCACCGCACCGGTCGCCCCCGCTGACAAGGATGTGGAATGGACCAGTTGA